GCTATAAAGCGCTGTCAAATgcatgccaaaccaacaggtggcgatataaccctaaccataaagccgtgttggccaatcagaaggtTTCTAAAAATCTTCACCCTTGCAGGAGTTTTCAAAAACGTTCGGTATCAGTGACCGAGTACTGCGTTTGCATGTGGATGAACGGCCAAACCGCATAGAAAAAACAGCAGTTTTGAAAATACCTGTGTTCGTGTGGACAGGGCCTGAGTCTCATGAGTTCAGTGTTTTACAATGAATCACTTCAAAGGAGTCATTAGGTCATGAATCGGACATGTTCGAATTCATTCGGCGCTGCGCAAACCGATCGACATCTGATATCAAACTTCAGCGAGAGTGTTTTTGAAAGCATACGGAACAGTCTGTTGCCGCAGTACTTCACGCTACATGCagatcggtctgcgcaacacagaatgaagtcgaacacacacCTTAAGTTTGGAGACAGAGAAAGTGCACAGGGACTGTGTTCGCTCTTTCCAGCCGTCATCTACAtcactcataaatcacattcaagaatcaaataaatctttggcgggGGGGAAATTTTGTTTGGGAGGCCGCTAAAAAATTGTCAATTTAGGAAAAACCCAGGGTAATAGATCAGactgtatgtaaaataactTGTTGTCAGGAGTGTTTCTAGATGCTGCGTACCAAATTTCGTTCAAATCGGACAAACGATGTGGGAGGAGTttgaaaaagtatgttttttgaaaaattcACAATAGCGGGAACATTTTTATGATGGAAAGTTATAAgcaaaaatgtttgtgtaactTTGAACTGGTGGTGGCGCTAGAGTGTTTGAGTCAGCCTCCAAATTTGCCATGGTAACACAAGAGACAAAAATTGtgcaaaagaaaaatgcaaaatttCATAACTTTCCTATGTAGGGTTCTATGGGCTGCCTAGACGCAATAGAAGAATAGGAAAACTAACAGATAAATTAGGGGCCTTCATAAAGTCTAATGGTGGCACTGACTCAAATGCGTTTTTTTTTACGAAGTATTGGTGTTGAATAAATGAGGATTGTGTTGGTAGAATGCAGTGTATTTTTTTCATCAGAAGAGCGAGCTGGAGCAGCTGTTATCTTTGTTAAAGAGGACAGAGTCTCTGACTGAAGAGCAGCTAGCTAGACTTAGTGTCCTCATGTCAGACTTCAGGGCAGCATTAACTAGAGTCCAGCCTTCTGCCAAACGGGAAGGCTTTGCCACTGTACCAGACGTCACCTGGGATGATGTGGGGGCACTGCAGGACATCCGCGAGGAGCTCAATATGGCCATCATGGTAAAACCTCAGCTTCTGAAATGTCACTGTACAGTTGCACAGTTTACTGGAGTACAGTTCTTCTGTCAAGGGTGATGGATAAGATCATGTTTGACTTTTCTGTTGGATTCTTTCCAGGCCCCCATCCATAATCCCGAACATTTCCGAGCTCTGGGTCTCAACACCCCCGCTGGAGTTCTGCTCGCCGGGCCTCCAGGATGTGGGAAGACGCTGTTAGCAAAAGTGGGTTTGTGTTTTGAAGAGAATTCTCTCTTTAGATCAGAGTGATCTACTACGATATGTAGCTTCATTCTGTTATCGTGCCGTTTCTAGCTTGATTTCTGTCTTGCCATCTGTTTTTAACGGGACATCTGAAAGGATCTGTGTCTCTTTACAGGCTGTGGCCAATGAGTCTGGTTTAAACTTCATCTCTGTCAAGGGTCCAGAGCTGTTAAATATGGTGAGTTTCTCCACATTAACCACCGAACCAATGTGAGGCCATGAAAGCAGAGTTTGTACACGGCATCAACATCTTCATTCATGTGTACATTTGAAAGCTTGAACAGTCTGTCTGCATTCAAACAcgttatctgtgtgtgtgcgccccGGGAATGAAGCCCATGGTGGCGAGCACTCTGCCTTGTCAGCTGAACGGCAGAAGGTTGATGatgatgtttgtgtatttgttgtAGTATGTGGGTGAGAGCGAGCGGGCTGTTCGCCAGGTCTTCCAGCGGGCTCGTAACTCGGCTCCATGTGTCATCTTTTTCGATGAGATCGATGCGCTTTGCCCTCGCCGCTCACAACACGAGGTGAGGAATATGTTTAATTGTCAAATGCAGTAATACTGTAACGCCGCAGGGAGATTTTGAGTCGTAACGTCTTTCTGTCAGTCAGGGGCCAGCGTTCGAGTGGTGAATCAGCTGCTCACAGAGATGGACGGTCTGGAGAATCGCCAGCAGGTTTTCATCCTGGCTGCCACTAACAGACCAGGTGAGGAAAGAGTTTTCTTGATGTCTTTTGCCTCGGTTGTGTTTGTCTAAAAAGGACTTTCTTGGTGTCTTTAGATATAATTGACCCCGCTGTGCTCAGACCTGGACGCTTGGACAAAACTCTTTATGTGGGTTTACCACCCGCAACAGACAGACACGCCATTTTAGTCACTATTACAAAGGTAACAGTCAAACCGCTTTAGCAATGGTGTTATAGCAGGTATCTTTTGTAAACGATAGAACGTCTGTTGAATATAAACTCTGATTCTTTCGTGTGTTAGGCTGGCACTAAACCCTGTCTGGATTCAGATGTCCATCTAGAGGAAATTGCACATGACACGCGATGTGACAGCTTTACGTAAGAATGCTTTATTGACACTACAGTTGTAGCATGTGTGATAAAAAAAAACGTGGTGATCTCACAAGGTTGAATTGTGTGTTTCAGAGGAGCAGATCTGTCAGCTTTGGTACGAGAAGCATGTGTTAATGCTCTAAGAGTTCATTTATCCTCACGACCGGCTCAAACAGACACAGGTAAACATGTGTTACCCAGTATAATCAGAGCAACATTACAGGTGCAAACGTGCATTCAAGAaaccatgttttgtttgttacagGCTCACCTGTTAGGGTTAGCAAAGTTCACTTTGAAGACGCTTTCAAGAAGGTGCGACCATCGGTGTCTAAGAAGGTCAGTGACAAGAAGAAAATGATGCTTTGAATCAGAACGTAGTTATTGTTCACCTTGAAGGAGTAGTTCgttttcaaaatacattttcatgataatttactcacccccatgtcatccaagatgtttatgtatttctttctttagtCAAAAAGAAGTGAA
This genomic window from Triplophysa rosa linkage group LG10, Trosa_1v2, whole genome shotgun sequence contains:
- the LOC130560671 gene encoding nuclear valosin-containing protein-like gives rise to the protein MSDFRAALTRVQPSAKREGFATVPDVTWDDVGALQDIREELNMAIMAPIHNPEHFRALGLNTPAGVLLAGPPGCGKTLLAKAVANESGLNFISVKGPELLNMYVGESERAVRQVFQRARNSAPCVIFFDEIDALCPRRSQHESGASVRVVNQLLTEMDGLENRQQVFILAATNRPDIIDPAVLRPGRLDKTLYVGLPPATDRHAILVTITKAGTKPCLDSDVHLEEIAHDTRCDSFTGADLSALVREACVNALRVHLSSRPAQTDTGSPVRVSKVHFEDAFKKVRPSVSKKDQLMYEKLKESLTR